The Esox lucius isolate fEsoLuc1 chromosome 5, fEsoLuc1.pri, whole genome shotgun sequence genome includes a region encoding these proteins:
- the LOC105021307 gene encoding circularly permutated Ras protein 1-like isoform X2: MEFSCEFVYISPSTYQKEVPKKTQIPFKRSALLPPPNRLRPCRPTPPTAPSTELQTPKPPLPQSTVTESILKDNAIKIAPNPSALDENAAFHLKRAMDIPDLPQPPTSRRTALLPPNMRSRSAACIQQIPGPSTSLHSNSQIYELPKDQPDIGAPPLEPDYLNILPEASREETKLLNMNSTSSSGSTQKSAPALPPRPSFMKSCPEYLVLLPTSPSPFPSAPPLDLATGSGQPLPGNPNVVLVSLGKLISQDNVLIEGEPTSCSQCGSVLDSYYDNVVNACYFCQPMEPSTSNCLGYRDSAFLLTPGDKELTPADSLLLFCIDISGSMTIISQVSEGSQQIYESRLQFVQEAVLQSVYKLSETKPHMQIGLITFNHQVTLHGYEESTSRLLWGDQLIDSEYLKKAAFSFPSPPPISRTRHCLQREIFGLSANGATALGPAALVAIAMASRQPGSKVIICTDGKANTGLGNLEVEDHGARALLASTIFYQDLGTYAATQGVTVSVLAIEGTDCRLDELGRMTDRTGGKVVIASPHELYTEFEEIIENRTIATHCSATLLLPANLLVRGEREAGHKGTREVGNVTADSEITFQFGAHSQGAATAPVVGSRVSVQLQLRYRQTDGGTVLRVLTAEREVTDDSSEVLSSLHLGIIQLNSTHVSGTLAVRGRFQDARREGEMQSVLIERAL, translated from the exons ATGGAGTTTTCCTGTGAGTTTGTCTACATCTCTCCATCAACCTATCAGAAGGAAGtccccaaaaaaacacaaattccaTTTAAACGTTCAG CTCTCCTCCCTCCGCCCAACAGACTCCGTCCATGCAGACCAACACCTCCCACTGCGCCCTCCACAGAACTACAAACACCAAAACCACCACTGCCACAATCTACAGTCACTGAGAGCATTTTAAAAGATAACGCCATCAAGATAGCACCCAACCCCTCAGCACTAGATGAGAATGCAGCATTTCATCTCAAGCGAGCCATGGACATTCCAGATTTGCCCCAACCGCCCACATCTCGACGTACAG CACTTCTCCCTCCAAACATGCGATCCCGATCGGCTGCATGTATCCAGCAAATCCCAGGCCCGTCTACCTCTCTCCACTCCAACAGCCAGATCTATGAACTTCCAAAGGATCAGCCGGACATCGGCGCTCCTCCACTGGAACCAGACTACTTGAACATTCTCCCAGAAGCCAGTCGGGAAGAGACAAAACTTCTAAACATGAACTCCACCAGCAGTAGTGGATCAACCCAGAAGTCAG CTCCAGCATTGCCACCACGGCCTTCCTTTATGAAGTCCTGTCCAGAATACCTAGTACTGTTGCCGACGTCTCCCTCTCCATTCCCCTCAGCTCCTCCCCTTGACCTGGCTACAG GATCGGGACAGCCGCTGCCGGGGAATCCAAACGTGGTCCTAGTCAGTTTGGGGAAACTTATATCACAGGATAACG tgctCATAGAAGGAGAGCCCACCTCCTGCTCCCAGTGTGGCTCTGTGCTGGACTCCTACTATGACAATGTG GTGAATGCATGTTATTTTTGCCAGCCAATGGAACCATCTACCTCCAACTGTCTTGGCTACAGAGACAGTGCCTTCCTATTGACCCCTGGTGACAAAGAACTGACCCCTGCCGATTCGCTGCTCCTGTTCTGTATCGACATCTCAGGATCCATGACTATCATCTCCCAG GTGTCGGAAGGGTCACAGCAAATCTACGAATCACGTCTTCAG TTTGTTCAGGAAGCAGTGTTACAGAGTGTTTATAAACTGAGCGAGACCAAACCACACATGCAAATAGGACTCATCACTTTCAACCATCAG GTGACTCTGCATGGATATGAAGAGTCCACATCACGTTTATTGTGGGGTGACCAGTTAATTGACAGCGAATACCTGAAGAAAGCAGCATTCAGCTTTCCAAGCCCACCCCCTATTTCCAGGACCAGACACTGTCTACAGAGAGAAATTTTTGG ATTGTCTGCGAATGGTGCCACGGCTCTAGGTCCAGCTGCTCTTGTAGCCATAGCCATGGCTTCCCGGCAGCCAGGGTCCAAG GTGATCATCTGCACAGACGGAAAAGCCAACACGGGCCTGGGGAACCTGGAGGTGGAGGACCATGGCGCCCGGGCACTCCTCGCCTCCACCATCTTCTACCAGGACCTGGGGACTTACGCTGCTACCCAGGG GGTGACAGTGTCGGTGCTGGCTATCGAGGGGACGGACTGCAGACTTGACGAGCTGGGGAGAATGACAGATCGCACAGGCGGGAAA GTGGTGATAGCAAGTCCACATGAACTCTACACTGAATTTGAGGAGATCATAGAGAACAGGACGATAGCTACACACTGTAGCGCCACTCTGCTGCTCCCCGCAAATCT GCttgtgagaggagagagagaggccggCCATAAGGGGACAAGAGAGGTGGGCAACGTGACAGCTGACAGTGAAATCACCTTCCAGTTTGGAGCGCATTCACAGGGAGCGG CGACCGCCCCAGTGGTAGGCAGCCGTGTGTCCGTCCAGCTGCAGCTgagatacagacagacggaTGGAGGCACGGTGCTCAGAGTACTGACTGCAGAGAGGGAGGTCACCGATGACAG TTCAGAGGTCCTGTCCTCTCTGCATCTGGGCATCATTCAGCTCAACTCAACCCATGTCAGTGGCACTCTGGCTGTCAGAGGCCGTTTCCAAGACGccaggagagaaggggagatgcAGAGTGTGCTGATAGAGAGAGCCCT GTGA
- the LOC105021307 gene encoding circularly permutated Ras protein 1-like isoform X1 produces MEFSCEFVYISPSTYQKEVPKKTQIPFKRSALLPPPNRLRPCRPTPPTAPSTELQTPKPPLPQSTVTESILKDNAIKIAPNPSALDENAAFHLKRAMDIPDLPQPPTSRRTALLPPNMRSRSAACIQQIPGPSTSLHSNSQIYELPKDQPDIGAPPLEPDYLNILPEASREETKLLNMNSTSSSGSTQKSAPALPPRPSFMKSCPEYLVLLPTSPSPFPSAPPLDLATGSGQPLPGNPNVVLVSLGKLISQDNVLIEGEPTSCSQCGSVLDSYYDNVVNACYFCQPMEPSTSNCLGYRDSAFLLTPGDKELTPADSLLLFCIDISGSMTIISQVSEGSQQIYESRLQFVQEAVLQSVYKLSETKPHMQIGLITFNHQVTLHGYEESTSRLLWGDQLIDSEYLKKAAFSFPSPPPISRTRHCLQREIFGLSANGATALGPAALVAIAMASRQPGSKVIICTDGKANTGLGNLEVEDHGARALLASTIFYQDLGTYAATQGVTVSVLAIEGTDCRLDELGRMTDRTGGKVVIASPHELYTEFEEIIENRTIATHCSATLLLPANLLVRGEREAGHKGTREVGNVTADSEITFQFGAHSQGAATAPVVGSRVSVQLQLRYRQTDGGTVLRVLTAEREVTDDSSEVLSSLHLGIIQLNSTHVSGTLAVRGRFQDARREGEMQSVLIERALEYKRSAEDSHMYSEWVKTMEPIYKGLYNYTRKQPTDSDSQQTLTDKGAALFYTMKNSNRNSLNSFKKGHA; encoded by the exons ATGGAGTTTTCCTGTGAGTTTGTCTACATCTCTCCATCAACCTATCAGAAGGAAGtccccaaaaaaacacaaattccaTTTAAACGTTCAG CTCTCCTCCCTCCGCCCAACAGACTCCGTCCATGCAGACCAACACCTCCCACTGCGCCCTCCACAGAACTACAAACACCAAAACCACCACTGCCACAATCTACAGTCACTGAGAGCATTTTAAAAGATAACGCCATCAAGATAGCACCCAACCCCTCAGCACTAGATGAGAATGCAGCATTTCATCTCAAGCGAGCCATGGACATTCCAGATTTGCCCCAACCGCCCACATCTCGACGTACAG CACTTCTCCCTCCAAACATGCGATCCCGATCGGCTGCATGTATCCAGCAAATCCCAGGCCCGTCTACCTCTCTCCACTCCAACAGCCAGATCTATGAACTTCCAAAGGATCAGCCGGACATCGGCGCTCCTCCACTGGAACCAGACTACTTGAACATTCTCCCAGAAGCCAGTCGGGAAGAGACAAAACTTCTAAACATGAACTCCACCAGCAGTAGTGGATCAACCCAGAAGTCAG CTCCAGCATTGCCACCACGGCCTTCCTTTATGAAGTCCTGTCCAGAATACCTAGTACTGTTGCCGACGTCTCCCTCTCCATTCCCCTCAGCTCCTCCCCTTGACCTGGCTACAG GATCGGGACAGCCGCTGCCGGGGAATCCAAACGTGGTCCTAGTCAGTTTGGGGAAACTTATATCACAGGATAACG tgctCATAGAAGGAGAGCCCACCTCCTGCTCCCAGTGTGGCTCTGTGCTGGACTCCTACTATGACAATGTG GTGAATGCATGTTATTTTTGCCAGCCAATGGAACCATCTACCTCCAACTGTCTTGGCTACAGAGACAGTGCCTTCCTATTGACCCCTGGTGACAAAGAACTGACCCCTGCCGATTCGCTGCTCCTGTTCTGTATCGACATCTCAGGATCCATGACTATCATCTCCCAG GTGTCGGAAGGGTCACAGCAAATCTACGAATCACGTCTTCAG TTTGTTCAGGAAGCAGTGTTACAGAGTGTTTATAAACTGAGCGAGACCAAACCACACATGCAAATAGGACTCATCACTTTCAACCATCAG GTGACTCTGCATGGATATGAAGAGTCCACATCACGTTTATTGTGGGGTGACCAGTTAATTGACAGCGAATACCTGAAGAAAGCAGCATTCAGCTTTCCAAGCCCACCCCCTATTTCCAGGACCAGACACTGTCTACAGAGAGAAATTTTTGG ATTGTCTGCGAATGGTGCCACGGCTCTAGGTCCAGCTGCTCTTGTAGCCATAGCCATGGCTTCCCGGCAGCCAGGGTCCAAG GTGATCATCTGCACAGACGGAAAAGCCAACACGGGCCTGGGGAACCTGGAGGTGGAGGACCATGGCGCCCGGGCACTCCTCGCCTCCACCATCTTCTACCAGGACCTGGGGACTTACGCTGCTACCCAGGG GGTGACAGTGTCGGTGCTGGCTATCGAGGGGACGGACTGCAGACTTGACGAGCTGGGGAGAATGACAGATCGCACAGGCGGGAAA GTGGTGATAGCAAGTCCACATGAACTCTACACTGAATTTGAGGAGATCATAGAGAACAGGACGATAGCTACACACTGTAGCGCCACTCTGCTGCTCCCCGCAAATCT GCttgtgagaggagagagagaggccggCCATAAGGGGACAAGAGAGGTGGGCAACGTGACAGCTGACAGTGAAATCACCTTCCAGTTTGGAGCGCATTCACAGGGAGCGG CGACCGCCCCAGTGGTAGGCAGCCGTGTGTCCGTCCAGCTGCAGCTgagatacagacagacggaTGGAGGCACGGTGCTCAGAGTACTGACTGCAGAGAGGGAGGTCACCGATGACAG TTCAGAGGTCCTGTCCTCTCTGCATCTGGGCATCATTCAGCTCAACTCAACCCATGTCAGTGGCACTCTGGCTGTCAGAGGCCGTTTCCAAGACGccaggagagaaggggagatgcAGAGTGTGCTGATAGAGAGAGCCCT AGAGTATAAGCGAAGTGCTGAGGACAGCCATATGTATTCGGAATGGGTTAAAACCATGGAGCCAATATACAAAGGCTTGTACAACTACACAAGG AAACAACCAACAGACTCTGACTCACAGCAG ACTCTAACTGACAAGGGAGCTGCACTGTTCTACACCATGAAGAACAGCAACAGGAATTCcctaaattcatttaaaaaaggtCATGCTTAA
- the LOC105021307 gene encoding circularly permutated Ras protein 1-like isoform X3, with protein sequence MEFSCEFVYISPSTYQKEVPKKTQIPFKRSALLPPPNRLRPCRPTPPTAPSTELQTPKPPLPQSTVTESILKDNAIKIAPNPSALDENAAFHLKRAMDIPDLPQPPTSRRTALLPPNMRSRSAACIQQIPGPSTSLHSNSQIYELPKDQPDIGAPPLEPDYLNILPEASREETKLLNMNSTSSSGSTQKSAPALPPRPSFMKSCPEYLVLLPTSPSPFPSAPPLDLATGSGQPLPGNPNVVLVSLGKLISQDNVLIEGEPTSCSQCGSVLDSYYDNVVNACYFCQPMEPSTSNCLGYRDSAFLLTPGDKELTPADSLLLFCIDISGSMTIISQVSEGSQQIYESRLQFVQEAVLQSVYKLSETKPHMQIGLITFNHQVTLHGYEESTSRLLWGDQLIDSEYLKKAAFSFPSPPPISRTRHCLQREIFGLSANGATALGPAALVAIAMASRQPGSKVIICTDGKANTGLGNLEVEDHGARALLASTIFYQDLGTYAATQGVTVSVLAIEGTDCRLDELGRMTDRTGGKVVIASPHELYTEFEEIIENRTIATHCSATLLLPANLLVRGEREAGHKGTREVGNVTADSEITFQFGAHSQGAGENSDRPSGRQPCVRPAAAEIQTDGWRHGAQSTDCREGGHR encoded by the exons ATGGAGTTTTCCTGTGAGTTTGTCTACATCTCTCCATCAACCTATCAGAAGGAAGtccccaaaaaaacacaaattccaTTTAAACGTTCAG CTCTCCTCCCTCCGCCCAACAGACTCCGTCCATGCAGACCAACACCTCCCACTGCGCCCTCCACAGAACTACAAACACCAAAACCACCACTGCCACAATCTACAGTCACTGAGAGCATTTTAAAAGATAACGCCATCAAGATAGCACCCAACCCCTCAGCACTAGATGAGAATGCAGCATTTCATCTCAAGCGAGCCATGGACATTCCAGATTTGCCCCAACCGCCCACATCTCGACGTACAG CACTTCTCCCTCCAAACATGCGATCCCGATCGGCTGCATGTATCCAGCAAATCCCAGGCCCGTCTACCTCTCTCCACTCCAACAGCCAGATCTATGAACTTCCAAAGGATCAGCCGGACATCGGCGCTCCTCCACTGGAACCAGACTACTTGAACATTCTCCCAGAAGCCAGTCGGGAAGAGACAAAACTTCTAAACATGAACTCCACCAGCAGTAGTGGATCAACCCAGAAGTCAG CTCCAGCATTGCCACCACGGCCTTCCTTTATGAAGTCCTGTCCAGAATACCTAGTACTGTTGCCGACGTCTCCCTCTCCATTCCCCTCAGCTCCTCCCCTTGACCTGGCTACAG GATCGGGACAGCCGCTGCCGGGGAATCCAAACGTGGTCCTAGTCAGTTTGGGGAAACTTATATCACAGGATAACG tgctCATAGAAGGAGAGCCCACCTCCTGCTCCCAGTGTGGCTCTGTGCTGGACTCCTACTATGACAATGTG GTGAATGCATGTTATTTTTGCCAGCCAATGGAACCATCTACCTCCAACTGTCTTGGCTACAGAGACAGTGCCTTCCTATTGACCCCTGGTGACAAAGAACTGACCCCTGCCGATTCGCTGCTCCTGTTCTGTATCGACATCTCAGGATCCATGACTATCATCTCCCAG GTGTCGGAAGGGTCACAGCAAATCTACGAATCACGTCTTCAG TTTGTTCAGGAAGCAGTGTTACAGAGTGTTTATAAACTGAGCGAGACCAAACCACACATGCAAATAGGACTCATCACTTTCAACCATCAG GTGACTCTGCATGGATATGAAGAGTCCACATCACGTTTATTGTGGGGTGACCAGTTAATTGACAGCGAATACCTGAAGAAAGCAGCATTCAGCTTTCCAAGCCCACCCCCTATTTCCAGGACCAGACACTGTCTACAGAGAGAAATTTTTGG ATTGTCTGCGAATGGTGCCACGGCTCTAGGTCCAGCTGCTCTTGTAGCCATAGCCATGGCTTCCCGGCAGCCAGGGTCCAAG GTGATCATCTGCACAGACGGAAAAGCCAACACGGGCCTGGGGAACCTGGAGGTGGAGGACCATGGCGCCCGGGCACTCCTCGCCTCCACCATCTTCTACCAGGACCTGGGGACTTACGCTGCTACCCAGGG GGTGACAGTGTCGGTGCTGGCTATCGAGGGGACGGACTGCAGACTTGACGAGCTGGGGAGAATGACAGATCGCACAGGCGGGAAA GTGGTGATAGCAAGTCCACATGAACTCTACACTGAATTTGAGGAGATCATAGAGAACAGGACGATAGCTACACACTGTAGCGCCACTCTGCTGCTCCCCGCAAATCT GCttgtgagaggagagagagaggccggCCATAAGGGGACAAGAGAGGTGGGCAACGTGACAGCTGACAGTGAAATCACCTTCCAGTTTGGAGCGCATTCACAGGGAGCGGGTGAGAACAG CGACCGCCCCAGTGGTAGGCAGCCGTGTGTCCGTCCAGCTGCAGCTgagatacagacagacggaTGGAGGCACGGTGCTCAGAGTACTGACTGCAGAGAGGGAGGTCACCGATGA
- the LOC117594505 gene encoding gap junction alpha-4 protein, whose protein sequence is MAAIVTGLIPILRTAVDTTTAYKCRSLWFGFLCIRLVVLFVAEMPWYKLDSDFSCNATQDICTRACFNQHFNKPVVMAWNFLFVLLILSVLLMELFASHLRSTAQKRSSRQVKTAVELEDAGKTVSAAESERPVKLVIDLHKDRGTMGFYLLSTMLRIMVEVWFICVLLSWNLPKINEGPFECKSAICADVHVCVVRAAAEKRMSIYALASVSGMVVFTSLLFCLYSVYHYLCGC, encoded by the coding sequence ATGGCCGCCATCGTAACAGGGCTCATCCCAATCCTCCGTACAGCGGTGGACACCACAACCGCCTACAAGTGCCGCTCCCTGTGGTTCGGCTTCCTCTGCATCCGCCTGGTGGTCCTGTTTGTGGCCGAGATGCCTTGGTACAAGCTGGACTCTGACTTCAGCTGCAACGCCACCCAGGACATCTGCACCCGAGCCTGCTTCAACCAACACTTCAACAAGCCTGTGGTGATGGCCTGGAACTTTCTCTTTGTCCTCCTCATCCTATCGGTCCTCCTCATGGAGCTATTTGCCTCCCACCTCCGTTCCACTGCCCAGAAGAGGAGCTCCCGGCAGGTGAAGACCGCCGTGGAGTTGGAGGACGCGGGGAAGACTGTGAGTGCGGCTGAATCCGAACGCCCGGTGAAATTGGTGATCGACCTGCACAAAGACAGGGGCACTATGGGATTCTACCTGCTGAGCACCATGTTGCGTATCATGGTGGAGGTATGGTTCATCTGCGTGCTTCTGTCCTGGAACCTACCTAAGATAAATGAAGGACCGTTCGAGTGTAAGAGCGCGATCTGTGCAGATGTACACGTTTGCGTGGTCAGGGCGGCGgctgaaaaacgcatgtcaatcTACGCTTTAGCCAGTGTCTCAGGCATGGTTGTCTTCACGTCGCTCTTGTTCTGTTTGTACTCTGTTTACCACtacctctgtggttgttga